One genomic segment of Hevea brasiliensis isolate MT/VB/25A 57/8 chromosome 3, ASM3005281v1, whole genome shotgun sequence includes these proteins:
- the LOC131178652 gene encoding zeatin O-glucosyltransferase-like, with protein sequence MTNHQNQRVHALNGQDGPKQSQVVVVMVPLPAQGHLNQLLELSRLIQSYSIPVHLVGTTTHNTQAKLRVNGWDVRAITNIHFHDFEIPPFASPTPNPNAKNKFPAHLIPAFKHASSHLREPVSVLLRSLSSKARKVIVIHDSLMASVIQEVQLISNAESYNFHSVSAFTMCLYQRERMGRHNIHENGVIPEEIPTLEGCFTDEFSDFIDSQYQFHKLDSGRVYNTCRLIEGAFMDLVEKEQNETTEGSTKKKHWALGPFNPVIIPAERKGSDGKHFCLEWLDKQARNSVIYVSFGTTTAMNNEQIEQLAIGLKQSGQKFIWVLRDADKGDVFKGENERKAELPIGYENSVDGVGLVLRDWVPQLEILSHPATGGFMSHCGWNSCMESITMGVPIAAWPMHSDQPRNAVLITELLKIGVTVKEWARRDEIVTAKMVESSVKRLMASDEGDGMKKRAAELGESVRLSMAEGGASRMEIDSFIAHISSY encoded by the coding sequence ATGACTAACCACCAAAACCAACGAGTCCATGCTCTTAATGGCCAAGATGGCCCAAAACAATCACAAGTAGTTGTGGTTATGGTGCCGCTACCAGCACAAGGTCACCTCAACCAGCTCCTCGAACTCTCCAGGCTCATCCAGTCTTACAGCATACCGGTCCACCTCGTCGGCACCACCACCCACAACACCCAGGCCAAGCTACGCGTTAATGGGTGGGATGTACGCGCCATCACTAATATCCATTTCCATGACTTTGAAATCCCTCCTTTTGCTTCCCCTACTCCCAACCCAAATGCTAAGAACAAGTTCCCTGCTCATTTGATACCTGCTTTCAAACATGCCTCATCTCATCTTCGAGAGCCTGTGTCTGTGCTTCTGCGTTCACTTTCGAGCAAAGCAAGAAAAGTCATAGTTATCCATGATTCTCTCATGGCGTCTGTTATACAAGAAGTTCAATTAATTTCCAACGCAGAGTCCTACAATTTCCATAGCGTATCTGCTTTTACCATGTGCTTGTATCAACGGGAAAGAATGGGGAGACATAATATTCATGAAAATGGGGTGATCCCAGAAGAAATTCCCACTCTTGAAGGGTGCTTCACTGATgagttctctgattttattgattCTCAATATCAGTTCCATAAGCTCGATTCAGGGCGTGTATACAACACATGCAGATTGATAGAAGGTGCTTTCATGGACTTGGTCGAGAAAGAACAGAATGAAACAACAGAGGGAAGTACTAAGAAGAAGCATTGGGCTTTAGGGCCTTTTAATCCAGTAATTATACCTGCAGAGAGAAAAGGCTCAGATGGAAAACATTTTTGCTTGGAATGGCTGGACAAACAAGCAAGAAACTCAGTGATTTACGTGTCTTTTGGTACTACAACAGCCATGAACAACGAACAAATCGAGCAGCTAGCAATTGGGTTGAAGCAAAGTGGCCAAAAGTTCATTTGGGTGCTGAGAGATGCTGACAAAGGAGATGTTTTCAaaggagaaaatgaaagaaaagctgAGCTCCCAATAGGGTATGAGAATTCAGTGGATGGCGTGGGATTGGTGTTGAGAGATTGGGTGCCCCAACTGGAGATTTTATCCCACCCAGCAACAGGAGGTTTTATGAGCCACTGTGGGTGGAATTCTTGCATGGAAAGCATCACCATGGGAGTGCCAATTGCAGCTTGGCCAATGCATTCAGATCAACCAAGAAACGCAGTCCTAATAACAGAGTTGCTTAAGATTGGTGTTACTGTTAAGGAATGGGCGCGCAGAGATGAGATTGTCACAGCAAAGATGGTTGAAAGTTCTGTAAAGAGGCTAATGGCTTCAGACGAAGGAGATGGAATGAAAAAGAGAGCAGCAGAACTGGGTGAGTCTGTCCGGCTATCAATGGCTGAAGGTGGAGCTTCTCGCATGGAGATAGATTCTTTCATTGCCCATATCTCAAGTTATTAA